One region of Podospora bellae-mahoneyi strain CBS 112042 chromosome 1 map unlocalized CBS112042p_1.2, whole genome shotgun sequence genomic DNA includes:
- a CDS encoding uncharacterized protein (EggNog:ENOG503P3D9), giving the protein MPKKRHQKQYSKPQSTAPASLSSSTAASRHNSHNDDQQQNRSVNELLADLRRAGLRDGGSSQIRPAEAFVQPTVPPAIRQILQLPETPAPPPRRPVRVDATGRRLPPGPAPPRSWVSRPAGSGLYSDPRTLIEFGGAQNYAQRPLPGMILPAKGSLMDLVLKGFARTWDWQVEYCRYILYELPTRVRGALLAYIGLYSEKGLTLQDMRAILLPPPPVVYEDDEDSHYEQERHGEFLPPGVVNDDFSCLDLSWSLGRSLKIRELSDFLYPPQAAAVVSTADPKDSWDAPDDEPTLEPSIPAALLPNLTHLSLALDPEHAHNVSWRHLLSFATHMPNLTHLSLAFWPEPSLTPNAKLATMLTAQGQVVQYGATGPYSHSLDNDWTEAIMVLNRLSKSLYRLEHLDLTGCGLWASALWSKSGHDMVDWVGAWGKVERIVMYAGYKLGEEAGSSERARYEMVTENARRVERHVRGRRAEKGMGKRGIVVETDEEGKE; this is encoded by the exons ATGCCGAAGAAGAGACACCAAAAACAATATTCCAAGCCGCAGTCCACAGCACCAGCGTCACTCAGCAGCAGTACGGCTGCTAGCAGGCACAACAGCCACAATG ACGACCAACAACAGAACCGTTCCGTCAATGAGCTGCTCGCCGACTTGCGTCGGGCGGGGCTGAGGGACGGTGGCTCATCGCAAATCCGTCCAGCAGAGGCGTTTGTTCAGCCGACTGTTCCGCCAGCAATACGGCAGATCCTTCAGCTGCCGGAgacgccggcgccgccaccAAGGCGTCCGGTGCGGGTTGATGCCACAGGTAGGAGACTGCCTCCGGGACCGGCGCCCCCGCGGAGCTGGGTATCCAGGCCTGCGGGGAGTGGTCTGTATAGTGACCCTCGGACATTGATTGAGTTTGGTGGGGCGCAGAATTATGCTCAAAGACCGCTGCCGGGTATGATCTTGCCTGCAAAGGGGAGTTTGATGGATCTCGTGCTGAAGGGGTTTGCGAGGACGTGGGACTGGCAGGTGGAATATTGCCGGTATATTCTCTATGAGCTACCAACACGCGTGAGAGGGGCGTTGCTGGCGTATATTGGGTTGTATAGTGAGAAAGGCCTGACGCTGCAGGACATGAGAGCCATCCtgcttccccctcctcctgtgGTgtacgaggacgacgaggacagTCACTATGAACAGGAACGACATGGAGAGTTCCTCCCCCCAGGCGTCGTGAACGACGACTTTTCCTGTCTTGACCTGTCCTGGTCGCTGGGGCGGTCACTCAAGATCCGCGAGCTGTCAGATTTCTTATACCCACCCCAAGCGGCAGCTGTTGTATCAACAGCTGATCCCAAAGACTCATGGGACGCACCTGATGACGAACCAACGCTCGAGCCGTCAATACCGGCCGCCCTGCTGCCCAACTTGACACACTTGTCGCTGGCCCTCGATCCGGAACATGCCCATAATGTCTCCTGGCGGCACTTGCTTTCTTTTGCTACCCATATGCCGAACTTGACGCACTTGAGTCTGGCGTTTTGGCCGGAGCCATCACTTACCCCCAACGCAAAATTGGCTACTATGCTCACTGCACAGGGGCAGGTGGTTCAATATGGAGCCACGGGACCGTACAGTCACAGTTTGGACAACGACTGGACAGAGGCGATCATGGTGTTGAACCGGTTGAGCAAGAGTTTGTATCGGCTCGAGCATCTGGACTTGACGGGTTGCGGACTATGGGCTTCGGCGCTGTGGTCGAAGAGCGGACATGATATGGTTGATTGGGTGGGCGCttgggggaaggtggagaggataGTGATGTACGCAGGTTATAaactgggggaggaggcagggAGCAGTGAGAGGGCGAGGTATGAGATGGTGACGGAGAatgcgaggagggtggagaggcatGTGAGGGGACGGAGAGCAGAGAAGGGGATGGGTAAGAGAGGAATAGTGGTCGAGACTGAtgaagagggaaaggagTAA